One genomic segment of Gammaproteobacteria bacterium includes these proteins:
- a CDS encoding radical SAM protein, with the protein MSATAESVQPLNFYRPDYHVKTPEMRSPKYVQMSTAAAITLGLVPGSMHRTSCTHCLNLLVTYPEGCRANCSYCGLARHREEARDYADRNFIRVDWPTVDYDEVIQRVQDGKDNAQFERMCISMITHPNSDHDTMVLLKKWMEKASHIPVSILSNPTTMSYEDLVALRDAGADIFTVALDAVTPEIFERTRGKTVDSPHRWDKYWQAIEWAAEIFGPEKFGAHLICGMGETEKEILEVCQKIRDMGGHNHMFAFFPEEGSLMEDWPPVPRDQWRRVQLARFLIDYAGGRVDNMKFNEAGQVVDYGVPQDELEELIASGKPFQTSGCPGKSDEEVSACNRPYGDSSPTDILSFPFALSDSDVGFVRRQMAGEEVGTFDFDKEED; encoded by the coding sequence ATGAGCGCTACGGCCGAATCCGTTCAGCCCTTAAATTTCTACCGTCCCGACTATCACGTGAAGACCCCGGAGATGCGTTCTCCGAAGTACGTGCAGATGTCGACGGCTGCGGCCATCACCCTGGGTCTCGTGCCCGGTTCGATGCATCGGACCTCCTGCACCCACTGCCTCAACCTGCTGGTGACCTATCCCGAAGGCTGCCGCGCCAACTGCAGCTACTGCGGGTTGGCCCGCCACCGCGAAGAGGCCCGTGACTACGCCGACCGTAACTTCATCCGCGTCGACTGGCCGACCGTCGATTACGACGAGGTGATTCAGCGCGTGCAGGACGGCAAGGACAACGCCCAGTTCGAGCGCATGTGCATCTCCATGATCACGCACCCGAACTCGGATCACGACACCATGGTGCTGCTCAAGAAGTGGATGGAAAAGGCGTCTCACATCCCGGTTTCCATCCTGTCCAATCCGACCACCATGAGTTACGAGGACCTGGTCGCCCTGCGCGATGCCGGTGCCGACATCTTCACGGTCGCGCTGGATGCGGTCACGCCGGAGATCTTCGAGCGTACCCGCGGCAAGACCGTGGACAGCCCGCACCGTTGGGACAAGTACTGGCAGGCCATCGAATGGGCCGCCGAGATCTTCGGCCCCGAGAAGTTCGGTGCCCACCTGATCTGCGGTATGGGCGAGACCGAGAAGGAGATCCTCGAGGTCTGCCAGAAGATCCGCGACATGGGTGGCCACAACCACATGTTCGCCTTCTTCCCCGAGGAAGGTTCCCTGATGGAGGACTGGCCGCCGGTGCCTCGCGACCAGTGGCGCCGTGTGCAGCTGGCGCGTTTCCTGATCGACTACGCAGGCGGCCGCGTCGACAACATGAAGTTCAACGAGGCCGGTCAGGTGGTCGACTACGGTGTGCCGCAGGACGAGCTCGAAGAGCTGATTGCCTCCGGCAAGCCGTTCCAGACCTCGGGCTGCCCCGGCAAGTCGGATGAAGAGGTCTCGGCCTGCAACCGTCCTTACGGCGATTCCAGCCCGACCGACATTCTGTCCTTCCCCTTCGCCCTCAGCGATTCCGATGTCGGTTTCGTGCGCCGTCAGATGGCGGGCGAGGAAGTCGGCACCTTCGACTTCGACAAGGAAGAAGACTGA
- a CDS encoding DUF2892 domain-containing protein, giving the protein MPIDRIVMAFAGTVILVSLALAYFFSPYWMWLTAFVGANLLQSSFTGFCPLASILKKLGVRPGCAFE; this is encoded by the coding sequence ATGCCGATCGATCGCATCGTGATGGCCTTTGCAGGTACCGTGATCCTCGTGAGCCTGGCACTGGCCTACTTTTTCAGCCCTTACTGGATGTGGCTCACCGCCTTCGTGGGCGCCAACCTGCTGCAGTCCAGCTTTACCGGCTTCTGCCCGCTGGCCAGCATTCTGAAGAAGCTGGGCGTACGCCCCGGCTGCGCCTTCGAATAA
- a CDS encoding citrate synthase encodes MTKDTVTLIDNRTGRQIELPILNGTAGPATIDVRSLYKELGYFTYDPGFLSTASCRSAITYIDGDQGILRYRGYPIEQLAEHSSYLEVCYLLLYGELPTTEQLTEFQEIICEHTMLHETMRGFYSGFRHDAHPMAIMVGVVGALSAFYPDSTDVHNPRHREISAHRMIAKMPTIAAWSYKYATGQPFMYPDNRLSYTENFLHMLFALPSADFQPNPLFVKALDLILILHADHEQNASTSTVRLSGSSDANPFAAVSAGIASLWGPLHGGANEAVINMLEEISETGKIDKYVERAKDKNDSFRLMGFGHRIYKNYDPRAKIIREIAHELLNDLGIQDHPLFNTALELERVALEDDYFQERKLYPNVDFYSGIILRAMGIPLNMFTVIFALARTVGWISHWNEMMHDPESRIGRPRQLYEGHAERDYQPIDLRKA; translated from the coding sequence ATGACCAAGGACACCGTCACCCTGATAGACAATCGCACCGGCAGACAGATCGAACTGCCCATACTCAATGGCACCGCCGGGCCGGCGACCATCGACGTGCGCAGCCTGTACAAGGAACTGGGTTATTTCACTTACGACCCGGGCTTCCTCTCCACCGCGAGTTGCCGCAGCGCCATCACCTATATCGATGGCGATCAGGGCATTCTGCGTTACCGCGGCTACCCGATCGAGCAGCTGGCCGAGCATTCCAGTTACCTGGAGGTCTGCTATCTGCTGCTGTACGGCGAACTGCCGACGACCGAGCAGCTCACGGAGTTCCAGGAAATCATCTGCGAACACACCATGCTGCACGAGACCATGCGTGGCTTCTACAGCGGTTTTCGCCATGACGCCCACCCCATGGCCATCATGGTCGGCGTGGTCGGCGCCCTGTCCGCGTTTTATCCGGACTCGACGGACGTACACAATCCGCGCCACCGCGAGATCAGCGCCCACCGCATGATCGCCAAGATGCCGACCATCGCGGCATGGAGCTACAAGTACGCGACCGGCCAGCCTTTCATGTATCCGGACAACAGGCTGTCCTATACGGAAAACTTCCTGCACATGCTGTTCGCGCTGCCGTCCGCCGACTTCCAGCCCAACCCGCTGTTCGTGAAGGCGCTGGACCTGATCCTCATCCTGCATGCGGATCACGAACAGAACGCCTCCACCTCCACCGTGCGCCTGAGCGGTAGTTCCGACGCCAACCCCTTCGCGGCCGTATCCGCCGGCATCGCCTCGCTGTGGGGCCCGTTGCACGGCGGTGCCAACGAGGCGGTCATCAACATGCTCGAGGAAATCAGCGAGACCGGCAAGATCGACAAATACGTCGAACGCGCCAAGGACAAGAACGATTCGTTCCGTCTGATGGGCTTCGGGCATCGCATCTACAAGAACTACGACCCCCGCGCCAAGATCATCCGCGAGATCGCCCACGAGTTGCTGAACGACCTGGGCATACAGGACCACCCGCTGTTCAATACGGCGCTGGAGCTGGAACGCGTGGCGCTGGAGGACGACTACTTCCAGGAGCGCAAGCTCTACCCCAACGTCGATTTCTACTCGGGGATCATCCTGCGCGCCATGGGCATCCCGCTCAACATGTTCACCGTCATCTTCGCCCTGGCCCGTACCGTCGGCTGGATCTCGCACTGGAACGAGATGATGCACGACCCCGAGTCCCGCATCGGACGGCCCCGTCAGCTCTACGAGGGGCATGCGGAACGCGATTATCAGCCCATCGATCTGCGCAAGGCGTGA
- a CDS encoding phospholipase D-like domain-containing protein: MDTVKIDISPLAESLLLHGVVVLGFVLGLLLVVQLLREPRTPSSTLAWLMVILFLPYVGVPFYLIFGGRKLRKRVAGKRLSEESPQEIDGLFKCRVDSSRVIADGVAAYETIQQMLAGATRSIRIATFILKDDVTGRAILDVLTEKAHQGVRVQLLLDAMGCFRLSAARLRPLREAGGEVAFFMPMLHLPWSGRANLRNHRKVLLVDGQRAVIGGMNIAEEYMGPGPRADRWRDLAQALEGPVVGALEAIFAADWAFARDETPSIEWQSCVSPANALLIASGPDVPGDTLYDHYIQKVFQVRERIWFATPYFVPDEMVTRALGIAARRGCDVRLVMPARSDHPLADWARATWLNELVAYGVKVLLYEPGMLHAKAALFDSEECALGSANLDMRSLFLNFELALVQNVPQAVVETERWFVGLFPDCRPFRPQSGVLRETVQGLARLLSPLL, encoded by the coding sequence ATGGATACCGTAAAAATCGACATAAGCCCGCTGGCTGAATCCCTGCTGCTGCATGGTGTGGTGGTGCTGGGTTTCGTCCTGGGCCTGTTGCTGGTCGTGCAACTGCTGCGCGAACCCCGCACCCCATCCAGCACGCTGGCGTGGCTCATGGTCATTCTGTTTCTGCCCTACGTCGGGGTGCCCTTTTACCTGATTTTCGGCGGACGCAAGTTGCGCAAAAGGGTTGCCGGCAAGCGGCTGTCCGAAGAAAGCCCTCAGGAAATCGATGGGTTGTTCAAGTGCCGGGTGGATTCGAGCCGCGTGATTGCGGATGGCGTGGCGGCCTATGAAACCATACAGCAGATGCTGGCCGGCGCCACCCGGTCCATCCGCATCGCCACCTTCATCCTCAAGGACGATGTCACCGGCAGGGCGATTCTGGATGTCCTGACGGAAAAGGCGCACCAGGGCGTGCGGGTGCAGTTGCTGCTGGATGCCATGGGATGCTTTCGCCTGTCTGCTGCCCGTCTCAGGCCGCTGCGCGAGGCCGGGGGCGAGGTGGCGTTCTTCATGCCCATGCTGCATCTGCCCTGGAGCGGCCGGGCCAACCTGCGCAATCATCGCAAGGTGCTGCTGGTCGACGGTCAGCGCGCCGTGATCGGCGGGATGAATATCGCCGAGGAGTACATGGGGCCGGGCCCGCGTGCCGATCGCTGGCGTGATCTGGCCCAGGCACTGGAGGGGCCGGTGGTCGGTGCGCTGGAGGCGATTTTTGCGGCGGACTGGGCCTTCGCCCGGGACGAGACACCCAGCATAGAGTGGCAGAGTTGCGTATCGCCGGCCAATGCCCTGCTTATTGCCAGCGGGCCGGACGTGCCGGGCGATACGCTGTATGACCACTATATACAGAAGGTTTTTCAGGTGCGGGAACGGATCTGGTTCGCCACCCCGTATTTCGTGCCCGATGAGATGGTGACGCGTGCGTTGGGCATTGCGGCGCGGCGGGGATGTGATGTCCGGTTGGTGATGCCGGCCCGCTCGGATCATCCGCTGGCCGATTGGGCCCGCGCGACCTGGCTGAACGAGCTGGTGGCCTATGGGGTGAAGGTCCTGCTGTATGAACCGGGCATGCTGCACGCCAAGGCCGCGCTGTTCGACAGTGAGGAGTGCGCCCTGGGTTCCGCCAACCTGGATATGCGCTCCCTGTTTCTCAATTTCGAGCTGGCTCTGGTACAGAATGTCCCGCAGGCGGTGGTCGAAACCGAGCGATGGTTTGTCGGGTTGTTTCCCGATTGCCGGCCCTTTCGGCCACAGTCGGGTGTGCTGCGCGAAACCGTGCAGGGGCTGGCGCGTCTGCTGTCGCCGTTGCTGTAG
- a CDS encoding efflux RND transporter periplasmic adaptor subunit, with the protein MTKRMIIMVIALVVVFGGVFGYKAVGNYFMAKYFATFQPPPSSVEVKPVQAVQWQPRLAAPASLSALEGVIVSNEVEGVVKSIDFKPGAKVEKGQLLVQLDDEQDVANLKGLKAKLVLAKLNFDRESRLLKTQAVSQTNYDTAKANYQAAAAEVDAQQAYIAKKAIRAPFAGVVGIRRVDPGEYLKAGTEIVSLQSLDKLHADFTLPERDLPKVKIGQSVELHVDTYPDHVFKGEVTGMDPRVEPATRNFKVQVTLDNSEGLLRPGMFAMADVLLPIQENVLTVPVTAVAYNPYGDAVFLVEEGKDKQGKPQLTVKRQYVKTGETQGDHVVITTGLQAGQRIVTVGQLKLRNGSRIVITNEGSNAGKNSAKDSD; encoded by the coding sequence ATGACCAAGCGCATGATCATCATGGTGATAGCCCTCGTCGTCGTGTTCGGCGGCGTCTTCGGCTACAAGGCCGTGGGCAATTACTTCATGGCGAAGTACTTCGCCACTTTCCAGCCGCCGCCGTCGAGCGTCGAGGTCAAGCCGGTACAAGCGGTCCAATGGCAGCCGCGTCTTGCGGCGCCGGCCTCGCTCAGCGCCCTGGAAGGCGTGATCGTCAGCAACGAGGTCGAGGGCGTGGTCAAGTCCATCGACTTCAAGCCGGGCGCGAAGGTCGAAAAAGGCCAGCTCCTGGTCCAGCTGGACGACGAGCAGGATGTCGCGAACCTGAAAGGCCTGAAGGCCAAGCTGGTACTCGCCAAGCTCAATTTCGATCGTGAATCACGCCTGCTCAAGACCCAGGCGGTTTCCCAGACGAATTACGACACCGCCAAGGCCAATTACCAGGCTGCCGCCGCCGAAGTGGACGCGCAGCAGGCCTATATCGCCAAGAAGGCGATTCGCGCACCCTTTGCGGGCGTGGTCGGCATTCGGCGCGTCGATCCCGGGGAATACCTGAAGGCGGGAACCGAGATCGTCAGTCTGCAGAGCCTCGACAAGCTGCACGCCGACTTCACCCTGCCGGAGCGTGATCTGCCCAAGGTCAAGATCGGGCAAAGCGTCGAATTGCACGTGGACACCTATCCGGACCACGTCTTCAAGGGTGAGGTGACGGGCATGGACCCGCGCGTCGAACCCGCCACCCGCAATTTCAAGGTTCAGGTGACCCTGGACAACTCGGAGGGCCTGCTGCGTCCCGGTATGTTCGCCATGGCTGACGTGCTGCTGCCGATCCAGGAGAACGTGCTTACCGTGCCGGTTACCGCCGTCGCCTACAACCCTTATGGCGATGCGGTCTTCCTGGTTGAGGAGGGCAAGGACAAGCAGGGTAAGCCGCAGTTGACGGTCAAGCGCCAGTACGTCAAGACCGGCGAGACACAGGGCGATCACGTCGTGATCACGACCGGCCTGCAGGCCGGGCAGCGCATCGTGACGGTCGGCCAGCTGAAACTGCGCAATGGTTCGCGCATTGTCATTACGAACGAGGGTTCGAACGCCGGTAAGAATTCGGCGAAGGACAGCGACTAA